A portion of the Acidimicrobiia bacterium genome contains these proteins:
- a CDS encoding branched-chain amino acid ABC transporter permease, with translation MTETLLILAQEAGGPSKVAEAVAEGLSLGSIYALLAMGFVIIFKATQVLNFAHGALSALGAFLVASFATLVNIPGRFMEDSPRWLQWSLSVVTALVAAALIGMLLERLFLRPMVGEELFAVAIVTLGIDISLRNVTNDFIGTDPRPLGDPWGTSILDLGWVSIAHTEIAQIVISLILVTAVALFFRSRTGIAMRATAFDQEAARAQGINVGRIFSISWAIGAVLAAVAGIFVSVFPRRSAGVDTFTAFFAFKAFPAIILGGLDSIVGAVVGGFAVGLAEAFAGEYITASWLGAGFGGIVPYLLMLLVLLVRPYGLFGTEEIRRV, from the coding sequence ATGACCGAAACCCTGCTGATCTTGGCCCAGGAGGCCGGCGGACCGAGCAAGGTCGCCGAGGCCGTTGCCGAAGGGCTTTCGCTCGGCTCGATCTATGCCCTGCTGGCGATGGGCTTCGTGATCATCTTCAAGGCGACCCAGGTGCTGAACTTCGCCCACGGCGCACTGTCGGCACTCGGGGCGTTCCTGGTGGCCTCGTTCGCCACCCTGGTCAACATTCCCGGCAGGTTCATGGAGGACAGTCCGCGCTGGCTGCAATGGTCGCTCTCGGTGGTCACCGCGCTCGTGGCGGCAGCCCTCATCGGCATGCTGCTCGAGCGGTTGTTCTTGCGGCCGATGGTGGGCGAGGAGTTGTTTGCGGTGGCGATCGTCACCCTCGGAATCGACATCTCATTGCGGAACGTGACCAACGACTTCATCGGCACCGATCCGCGGCCGCTGGGCGACCCGTGGGGGACGAGCATCCTGGATCTCGGGTGGGTGAGCATCGCCCACACCGAGATCGCCCAGATCGTCATCTCTCTCATCCTGGTGACGGCGGTGGCGCTGTTCTTCCGCTCCCGCACCGGCATCGCCATGCGGGCGACTGCATTCGACCAGGAGGCGGCGCGGGCCCAGGGGATCAACGTCGGCCGTATCTTCTCCATCTCGTGGGCGATCGGCGCGGTGCTGGCGGCGGTGGCGGGGATCTTCGTGAGTGTGTTTCCTCGAAGATCGGCCGGAGTGGACACGTTCACCGCCTTCTTCGCCTTCAAGGCGTTTCCGGCGATCATCCTCGGTGGTCTCGACTCGATCGTTGGCGCAGTGGTCGGCGGGTTCGCGGTCGGACTGGCCGAGGCGTTTGCGGGCGAATACATCACGGCCAGCTGGTTGGGTGCCGGGTTCGGCGGCATCGTCCCCTACCTGCTGATGCTGCTCGTGCTGCTCGTGCGGCCGTACGGGTTGTTCGGAACCGAGGAGATCAGGCGGGTATGA